The Trueperaceae bacterium genome window below encodes:
- a CDS encoding ABC transporter substrate-binding protein yields MKRALCVLAVALVGLAMAQPPVSRVGTLMAYTGALAEFGPAINNGAQLAADQVNAAATAVFGGPLIEIVTEDSATNPSQGVDRARKLVNTDGVVAIVGALSSGVSVTVAESVTIPGQVLQISPASTSPLITTLPDTEDFIYRTVSSDALQGVVLAQLARGELVDGLSYDRAAVIYVNNPYGQGLAEAFTRAFEARGGTVTASVGHPEEPQPTYAGLLDQLFAGDPEVVIAASYPGNATVFMQEARDLYGFTNWMMTDGTKSLDLVEALGADTVEGLYGTAPGADPQWEGYVRFSEAYEGAYGERPPLPYIDTAYDAVAVIGLAMAKAYIDGVDITPANIRDRLREVSNPEGEPVGVGDFEQAFRLLQLGADINYTGAAGEVDFDDAGDVVTPVEVWQYQDGDIVTNQIRTADQIPAE; encoded by the coding sequence ATGAAGAGAGCACTCTGTGTCTTGGCCGTCGCGCTCGTGGGGCTCGCCATGGCTCAGCCGCCCGTCTCGCGGGTGGGCACGCTGATGGCCTACACCGGCGCGCTGGCCGAGTTCGGTCCCGCGATCAACAACGGCGCGCAGCTCGCCGCCGACCAGGTGAACGCGGCCGCCACCGCCGTCTTCGGCGGCCCGCTCATCGAGATCGTCACCGAGGACTCGGCGACGAACCCCTCGCAGGGCGTCGACAGGGCCCGCAAGCTCGTGAACACGGACGGCGTCGTCGCCATAGTCGGCGCCCTCTCCAGCGGCGTCTCCGTCACCGTGGCCGAGTCGGTGACGATCCCCGGCCAGGTCCTCCAGATCTCGCCGGCCAGCACCTCGCCGCTCATCACCACGCTGCCGGACACCGAGGACTTCATCTACCGCACGGTGTCCTCCGACGCGCTGCAGGGCGTCGTGCTCGCGCAGCTCGCCCGCGGCGAGCTCGTCGACGGCCTCTCCTACGACAGGGCCGCCGTCATCTACGTGAACAACCCCTACGGCCAGGGCCTGGCCGAGGCGTTCACGCGGGCCTTCGAGGCGCGCGGCGGCACGGTCACGGCCAGCGTCGGCCACCCCGAGGAGCCGCAGCCCACGTACGCGGGCCTGCTCGACCAGCTCTTCGCCGGCGACCCCGAGGTCGTGATCGCCGCCTCGTACCCCGGCAACGCCACGGTCTTCATGCAGGAGGCCCGTGACCTCTACGGCTTCACGAACTGGATGATGACCGACGGCACTAAGTCGCTCGACCTCGTCGAGGCGCTCGGCGCCGATACGGTCGAGGGCCTCTACGGCACGGCGCCCGGCGCCGACCCGCAGTGGGAGGGCTACGTGCGCTTCTCCGAGGCGTACGAGGGCGCCTACGGCGAGCGCCCGCCGCTGCCCTACATCGACACCGCCTACGACGCCGTGGCCGTGATCGGCCTGGCCATGGCGAAGGCGTACATCGACGGCGTGGACATCACCCCGGCCAACATCCGCGACCGCCTGCGCGAGGTCTCGAACCCCGAGGGCGAGCCGGTGGGCGTGGGCGACTTCGAGCAGGCCTTCCGCCTGCTCCAGCTCGGCGCCGACATCAACTACACGGGCGCCGCGGGCGAGGTCGACTTCGACGACGCCGGCGACGTCGTGACGCCCGTCGAGGTGTGGCAGTACCAGGACGGCGACATCGTCACGAACCAGATCCGCACCGCCGACCAGATCCCGGCGGAGTGA